From a single Vibrio chagasii genomic region:
- a CDS encoding sugar O-acetyltransferase: MKTEKQKMLAGEPYLAWDEELYAERIECRKVLQKLNNSIPDTDEWRTAIDKLIPDSEGAYLEPPFRCDYGSNIKLGKNFYANFNCVVLDVAEVTIGDNVLFAPNVQVLTAGHPLDVKSRVDEGVEFGTPISIGDNAWIGSGVIICPGVNIGKNSVIGAGSVVTKDVPDNVVAVGNPCRVLKPIDNE; this comes from the coding sequence ATGAAAACAGAAAAACAGAAGATGTTGGCTGGAGAGCCTTACTTAGCATGGGATGAAGAGTTGTACGCTGAGCGAATCGAGTGTCGTAAGGTTCTGCAAAAGCTTAACAACAGTATTCCAGATACCGATGAATGGCGCACGGCGATTGATAAGCTGATCCCTGATTCTGAAGGCGCTTATTTAGAGCCACCATTTCGATGTGATTACGGTTCAAACATTAAGCTGGGTAAGAATTTCTACGCCAACTTTAACTGCGTCGTGTTAGATGTAGCAGAAGTGACGATTGGCGACAATGTGCTGTTTGCCCCTAATGTACAAGTGCTTACGGCAGGTCACCCATTGGATGTGAAGAGCCGTGTCGATGAAGGCGTTGAATTCGGTACGCCAATCTCGATTGGTGACAATGCTTGGATTGGTTCTGGAGTGATCATTTGCCCTGGCGTGAACATTGGCAAAAACAGTGTGATCGGTGCGGGTAGTGTGGTAACCAAAGATGTTCCAGACAATGTGGTCGCAGTTGGTAATCCATGCCGAGTTCTGAAGCCAATTGATAATGAATAG
- a CDS encoding zinc-binding dehydrogenase: protein MKTITYQKLSDTFSVSELPTPNLESEFDVLVKVVAVALNPVDAKINLWHEMVPNIDDQFVGGLDVSGEIIAVGSKVDNWQVGDKVLYHGNMRRHHGGFAELAVQDSRTLVPHPNTSPEQAAALPCAAWTAYRALVDKLHASNKESLLITGGSGGVGSFAIQIAKALGVKTIITTCSQANHAAVRQLGATHTIDYRSSDVVTEVMKITQDQGVDIALDCVGGKNDKLAADVLAYEGEMVELVQTVAPERYDNAFLKGLSFHQLSLGSGHVNGAKGMKTLVDAGNAVNALVESGDVVVPNLKVITLEEIGHALLDMRNQRTVGKIIAKLAH from the coding sequence ATGAAAACAATTACCTACCAAAAATTGAGTGATACATTCTCAGTATCAGAACTTCCAACACCCAATTTAGAAAGTGAATTTGATGTCTTGGTTAAGGTTGTGGCTGTCGCGCTCAATCCCGTAGATGCGAAAATCAACCTTTGGCATGAAATGGTGCCAAACATAGACGATCAATTTGTTGGTGGCTTAGACGTTTCAGGTGAAATCATCGCAGTCGGCAGCAAGGTAGATAATTGGCAAGTTGGCGACAAGGTGCTTTATCACGGCAATATGCGACGCCATCATGGTGGTTTTGCAGAACTCGCCGTTCAAGACTCTCGCACTTTGGTTCCACACCCAAATACCTCTCCAGAACAAGCAGCGGCTTTACCTTGTGCTGCGTGGACAGCCTACCGTGCTTTGGTGGATAAGCTTCATGCAAGCAACAAAGAGAGTTTACTCATCACTGGTGGTTCAGGTGGTGTAGGCAGCTTTGCGATTCAAATTGCCAAAGCACTTGGTGTAAAAACCATTATTACGACTTGCTCACAAGCCAATCATGCGGCGGTTCGCCAGCTTGGTGCGACTCACACCATCGATTACCGCAGCTCAGATGTCGTTACAGAGGTGATGAAGATTACTCAAGACCAAGGTGTGGATATTGCGCTGGATTGCGTCGGTGGCAAGAACGATAAACTTGCCGCTGATGTGTTGGCTTATGAAGGCGAAATGGTGGAGTTAGTGCAAACCGTGGCACCTGAGCGCTACGACAATGCTTTCCTTAAAGGATTAAGCTTTCACCAGCTTAGCCTAGGTTCAGGTCATGTGAATGGTGCTAAAGGTATGAAAACCTTGGTGGATGCAGGTAACGCCGTTAATGCTTTGGTTGAATCAGGTGACGTAGTCGTTCCTAACCTCAAGGTGATTACACTCGAAGAGATTGGTCACGCGCTACTGGATATGAGAAACCAACGCACGGTTGGCAAAATCATCGCCAAGCTGGCTCACTAA
- a CDS encoding LacI family transcriptional regulator has product MVTMLDVANRAGVSKSTVSRVLNGKNIVRPDVAKKVFDAIQETGYRPNLLAQQLATKKTNFIGFVITNELFNGPYFSSLMYHAASYSEKYNHQLVITDGKHSAEDERKAINFLLDMKCAGIIIYPQCFSESEIAQIIESTDTPILVLNREMPSKPEHAITTDHYQSACVMMEHVIEQGHQQIAVIRGKSGSSTDEQRFAAYRDTLLKHKIAYNELRVVQGDWTMESGFTSAQELLANDVAFTAVVSENDDMAIGAMKAFLEKGYKLPQDISIVGFDNSKVGEFLTPSLTSVSVPLEQMTQKAILQIVGDSEHADAIDTTGSLVIRDSVLSR; this is encoded by the coding sequence ATGGTAACCATGCTTGATGTTGCGAACCGCGCTGGCGTCTCGAAATCGACGGTCTCTCGCGTGCTGAACGGCAAGAACATCGTAAGGCCTGACGTTGCCAAGAAGGTCTTTGATGCGATTCAGGAGACAGGCTATCGACCAAACTTGTTGGCTCAACAATTGGCGACTAAGAAGACTAATTTTATCGGTTTTGTTATTACCAACGAGCTTTTCAACGGCCCTTACTTTTCGTCTTTGATGTATCACGCCGCTTCTTACAGTGAAAAATACAATCATCAGTTGGTGATTACCGATGGTAAACACAGTGCTGAAGACGAGCGCAAAGCCATTAATTTTCTACTCGATATGAAATGCGCCGGGATCATCATTTATCCGCAATGCTTCAGTGAATCTGAAATCGCGCAGATCATTGAGAGCACTGACACTCCCATTCTTGTGCTCAACCGTGAAATGCCTTCGAAGCCTGAGCATGCGATTACCACAGACCACTACCAAAGTGCTTGTGTGATGATGGAGCATGTTATTGAACAAGGCCATCAGCAGATCGCTGTGATCCGAGGGAAATCAGGGTCATCGACAGACGAACAGCGCTTCGCCGCTTATCGCGATACTTTGTTGAAACACAAGATTGCTTATAACGAATTGAGAGTCGTACAAGGTGATTGGACAATGGAGAGTGGTTTTACCTCAGCGCAGGAACTGTTGGCCAACGATGTCGCTTTTACCGCGGTAGTTTCGGAAAATGATGATATGGCAATCGGCGCGATGAAAGCCTTTCTAGAGAAGGGCTACAAGCTACCTCAAGATATCTCTATCGTCGGCTTTGATAACAGTAAAGTAGGCGAGTTCCTCACACCAAGCTTAACCTCTGTGAGCGTTCCATTAGAGCAAATGACCCAAAAGGCGATTCTACAAATCGTTGGAGATTCGGAACACGCAGATGCCATCGACACTACGGGTAGTCTTGTCATTCGAGATTCAGTACTCAGTCGCTAA
- a CDS encoding 6-phospho-beta-glucosidase, with the protein MNNEFPNDFLWGGAVAAHQLEGGWDANGKGVSVVDVLTAGAHGVQRRITDGVIDGENYPNQVAVDFYHRYKEDIKLFAEMGFKCFRTSIAWTRIFPNGDEAEPCEAGLKFYDDLFDELLKYDIQPVVTLSHFEMPYHLAKEYGGWMNRKVIDFFVKYSTTVMERYQHKVKYWMTFNEINNQMNTSADIFGWLCSGVKFPQCEKPQEAMYQAVHHQFVASALVVKKGHEINPDLQIGAMCAMVPFYPRSSKPEDIMVAQQAMRDRYFFSDVMVRGHYPSYAKRDWAIKGFNIEMQPEDEQILKEGKADYLGFSYYMSNTLDSSSHQSTEEAMDGGHENSVENPFIKSSDWGWPIDPTGLRYCLASLYERYEVPLFIVENGFGAVDTIEEDGSINDDYRIAYLGDHIKEMKKAVAIDGVDLMGYTPWGCIDLVSFTTGEMKKRYGFIYVDKHNDQSGTLERKRKKSFEWYKGVIASNGATI; encoded by the coding sequence ATGAATAACGAATTTCCAAACGATTTTTTATGGGGTGGCGCGGTTGCGGCGCATCAGCTAGAAGGCGGCTGGGATGCGAATGGTAAAGGTGTGAGTGTGGTTGATGTATTAACGGCAGGCGCTCATGGTGTACAACGTCGAATCACCGATGGTGTAATCGATGGTGAAAACTACCCTAACCAAGTTGCTGTGGATTTCTACCATCGTTACAAAGAAGACATTAAGTTATTTGCTGAGATGGGCTTTAAGTGTTTCCGCACTAGTATCGCGTGGACGCGTATTTTCCCGAATGGTGATGAAGCTGAGCCATGTGAAGCGGGCTTAAAATTTTACGATGACCTGTTTGATGAGCTTCTGAAATACGATATTCAGCCGGTAGTGACGCTGAGCCACTTTGAAATGCCTTACCATCTAGCGAAAGAATACGGCGGCTGGATGAATCGCAAAGTGATCGACTTCTTTGTTAAGTACTCAACCACGGTGATGGAGCGTTACCAGCACAAAGTGAAATACTGGATGACCTTTAACGAGATCAATAACCAGATGAACACCTCGGCGGACATCTTCGGATGGCTATGCTCTGGCGTGAAGTTCCCACAGTGCGAAAAGCCGCAAGAAGCGATGTACCAAGCGGTTCACCATCAGTTTGTTGCGAGCGCATTGGTGGTGAAGAAAGGTCATGAGATCAACCCAGATCTGCAGATCGGCGCAATGTGTGCGATGGTGCCTTTCTACCCTCGCTCTTCAAAGCCAGAAGACATCATGGTGGCGCAGCAAGCGATGCGTGATCGTTATTTCTTCTCTGATGTCATGGTTCGTGGTCACTACCCAAGCTATGCCAAGCGTGATTGGGCTATTAAAGGCTTTAATATCGAAATGCAGCCTGAAGATGAGCAGATCCTAAAAGAGGGTAAAGCCGATTACTTAGGCTTTAGTTACTACATGTCGAATACCTTGGATTCTTCTTCGCATCAGTCGACTGAAGAAGCAATGGACGGTGGACATGAAAATTCGGTCGAGAACCCGTTCATCAAGTCGAGCGATTGGGGCTGGCCGATTGACCCAACAGGCTTGCGTTACTGCTTAGCGTCTCTTTATGAGCGTTATGAAGTGCCACTGTTCATCGTTGAGAATGGTTTTGGTGCGGTTGATACCATCGAAGAAGATGGCAGCATCAATGATGACTACCGTATTGCCTACCTTGGCGATCACATCAAAGAGATGAAAAAAGCCGTTGCGATCGATGGCGTTGATCTAATGGGCTACACCCCTTGGGGCTGTATCGACTTGGTATCGTTCACCACTGGCGAGATGAAAAAGCGCTACGGATTCATTTACGTAGACAAACACAACGACCAGTCAGGAACACTAGAGCGTAAGCGCAAGAAGTCTTTTGAGTGGTATAAAGGCGTGATTGCATCTAACGGTGCCACTATTTAG
- a CDS encoding DMT family transporter, whose product MSIHRSFAVPRPLLSFFDGLSDPAKGIALALISNALFILVGVIVRELSQTIDIFQILLFRQLVFVTLLMPSIISNIDAMLHPKMVSMHVWRVTGAFVALYFSFLTVSNIPFADATALGFLKVLFVAVISRLFLKENVGWARMTTILVGFTGVMLVVQPTLESESLFYVGTGLIAALGAAIAVICVRKMANVESKTVVLAYQAIFVGAVALIPAIIEWQWPTWSELALLVLVGVISSIGQWFGVTAYKWGEANVVSNVEYSQMIYSMVLGYLLFAELPNSLALIGASVILFSAILPFIIKAKQKQ is encoded by the coding sequence ATGTCTATTCATCGTTCCTTCGCAGTGCCTCGTCCGCTGCTTTCATTTTTCGACGGACTGTCCGACCCAGCAAAAGGAATTGCACTGGCGCTTATCTCAAATGCGCTGTTCATATTAGTAGGCGTTATTGTCCGCGAGTTGAGCCAGACCATCGATATTTTTCAGATCTTGCTATTCCGACAACTGGTTTTCGTCACCTTATTAATGCCATCGATAATCAGCAACATCGATGCAATGCTCCACCCTAAAATGGTGTCGATGCATGTATGGCGTGTCACTGGAGCGTTCGTCGCACTCTACTTCAGCTTCTTAACCGTCAGTAATATTCCGTTTGCCGATGCAACCGCATTAGGGTTTCTTAAGGTGTTGTTCGTGGCTGTTATCTCTCGTCTGTTCCTGAAAGAAAACGTTGGCTGGGCTCGTATGACGACGATCTTAGTTGGCTTTACTGGAGTGATGTTAGTCGTACAACCGACCTTAGAAAGTGAATCTCTGTTCTATGTTGGAACAGGATTAATCGCAGCATTAGGTGCTGCTATTGCGGTTATCTGTGTGAGGAAGATGGCGAATGTAGAATCGAAAACCGTTGTATTGGCCTACCAAGCGATCTTTGTTGGCGCCGTTGCATTAATCCCAGCAATCATCGAATGGCAATGGCCGACATGGTCTGAATTGGCTTTATTAGTTCTGGTCGGCGTTATCTCTTCTATCGGGCAGTGGTTTGGAGTGACAGCCTATAAATGGGGAGAAGCGAACGTGGTGTCGAATGTCGAATACTCACAAATGATCTACTCAATGGTTCTAGGCTATCTGTTGTTTGCGGAGCTGCCAAATTCACTCGCTTTGATCGGTGCGAGCGTGATTTTATTCAGTGCAATCCTACCGTTTATCATCAAAGCGAAGCAGAAACAGTAA
- a CDS encoding VOC family protein yields MKIEHIAIWTKQLEVLKRFYEDYFGATSNQKYHNPTKGFSSYFLSFDSGSRLELMEMDSVPESKDDIYDQFTGFVHMAISLGSEQAVDELTHRLVEDGYERLDGPRRTGDGYYESCVLDPDGNRLELTV; encoded by the coding sequence ATGAAGATTGAACATATCGCGATTTGGACCAAACAACTCGAAGTACTGAAACGATTTTATGAAGATTACTTTGGTGCGACGTCTAACCAGAAATACCATAATCCAACTAAAGGTTTCTCTTCCTACTTCCTATCTTTTGATAGCGGCAGTCGATTAGAGCTGATGGAGATGGACTCGGTTCCTGAATCGAAAGATGACATCTATGATCAGTTCACTGGCTTTGTTCATATGGCGATTTCGTTGGGGTCAGAGCAAGCCGTCGATGAACTGACTCACCGCTTAGTCGAAGATGGTTATGAACGTTTAGACGGTCCAAGAAGAACGGGCGATGGCTATTATGAGAGCTGTGTCCTCGATCCTGATGGTAATCGCTTGGAACTTACCGTTTAA
- a CDS encoding DMT family transporter, with protein MRIAANPLGPAVLIEARVLCAAITLLLVSFYLKRKLSFNAHSKHFFILGLFNTALPFLCFAYAAQTLNASTLAILNSTAPIWAAIIGAIWTKTALESKVLLGLGIGVTGVTVLVGWDAFNIGQEAIIPIFAAVMAAFSYGIASNYTKTAPKVEAFNNAHGSMWAAVLIVLPFVFFMPMREAPDLTITTSVILLGAVCTGLAYLLYFNLINELGAPSALSVTFLIPVFGILWGNLFLGEAIGINTIVGSVLVITGTMLVTGLSPTQMLKNARQKRKQKAE; from the coding sequence ATGAGAATTGCAGCGAATCCTTTAGGCCCTGCGGTCCTAATTGAAGCGCGAGTTTTGTGCGCGGCAATCACCCTACTTTTGGTTTCTTTTTATCTAAAGAGAAAGCTCTCATTTAATGCTCACTCGAAACACTTTTTCATTCTTGGTTTGTTTAACACCGCGCTTCCTTTTTTGTGTTTCGCTTATGCTGCCCAAACTTTGAATGCTTCAACCCTTGCGATTTTGAACTCCACAGCACCGATATGGGCGGCGATCATAGGTGCGATATGGACCAAAACTGCACTTGAGAGCAAGGTATTGCTTGGGCTAGGCATTGGTGTGACGGGCGTAACCGTGTTGGTTGGATGGGATGCGTTCAATATCGGCCAAGAAGCCATTATTCCAATCTTTGCAGCCGTGATGGCCGCATTTAGCTACGGTATTGCGTCTAACTACACCAAAACAGCACCCAAAGTTGAAGCCTTCAATAACGCCCACGGCAGCATGTGGGCAGCGGTGTTAATCGTACTGCCATTTGTGTTTTTCATGCCAATGCGAGAAGCACCCGATCTCACTATCACCACATCGGTCATCTTATTGGGTGCAGTATGTACCGGGTTAGCGTATCTGCTTTACTTTAATCTCATCAATGAGCTTGGTGCGCCTTCAGCGCTATCTGTGACCTTCTTAATTCCAGTCTTTGGTATTCTCTGGGGTAACTTGTTCTTAGGTGAAGCTATTGGCATTAATACTATAGTTGGCTCTGTCTTGGTTATCACAGGTACCATGCTGGTGACCGGTTTATCACCAACGCAGATGCTCAAAAACGCGCGCCAAAAGCGAAAACAAAAAGCGGAATAA